The following coding sequences are from one Triticum aestivum cultivar Chinese Spring chromosome 5A, IWGSC CS RefSeq v2.1, whole genome shotgun sequence window:
- the LOC123108102 gene encoding protein ALP1-like, translating into MRRDYFDNKIWKNDTTCVNMLRLRREPFFRFCQLFRDRNLLNDIIHLTVEQQLAMFLHTVGHNIRNRVIAANFGRSGEVVSRYFKRVLHAIGELRDDLIRKPSLETQTKIEGNYRWDPYFKDCIGAIDGTHVRASVTPDMEAAFHGRKTYATQNVMAAGDLDLRFTYVLAGWEGTAHDALVLRDALERENGLRVPQGKFYLVDAGYGAKPGFLPPFRGVRYHLNEWGNNPVQNEELFNLRHSSLRVTVERAFGSLKRRFKILDDATPFFLFPTQVDIVVACCIIHNWVINDGIDEYIIPEDEWVPNITHASSSSGQAHEHAYMASFRQGLADQMWEDRPNHLQGQNM; encoded by the exons ATGAGAAGAGACTATTTTGACAACAAAATATGGAAGAATGACACAACTTGTGTGAACATGCTTAGGCTTCGGAGAGAACCTTTCTTTAGGTTTTGTCAACTGTTTAGGGATCGCAACTTGCTAAATGACATAATACACTTGACTGTTGAGCAACAACTAGCAATGTTCCTGCACACCGTTGGGCACAACATTAGAAATAGGGTAATTGCCGCCAATTTTGGTAGATCCGGTGAAGTTGTGAGCCGTTACTTCAAAAGGGTACTCCATGCCATTGGTGAGCTTCGAGATGACCTTATTAGGAAGCCTTCATTGGAGACCCAAACCAAAATAGAAGGAAACTACCGGTGGGATCCATACTTTAAG GATTGTATTGGAGCTATTGATGGCACACATGTGCGAGCCTCCGTTACACCGGATATGGAGGCTGCCTTTCATGGTAGAAAGACTTATGCTACTCAAAATGTGATGGCGGCTGGAGATCTTGACCTTCGATTCACATATGTTTTGGCCGGTTGGGAGGGGACAGCACATGATGCTCTAGTTTTACGTGATGCTTTAGAACGTGAGAATGGTCTACGTGTCCCACAAG GAAAATTTTATCTAGTTGATGCTGGATATGGAGCCAAACCGGGTTTTTTGCCTCCTTTTCGTGGCGTGAGGTATCACTTGAATGAGTGGGGAAACAACCCCGTGCAAAACGAGGAGCTGTTCAACCTTAGGCATTCTTCTCTTCGTGTGACCGTAGAACGTGCATTTGGCTCATTGAAGAGAAGATTCAAGATACTTGATGATGCCACCCCATTCTTTCTATTTCcaacacaagttgacattgttgtGGCTTGTTGCATTATTCACAATTGGGTTATAAATGATGGGATAGATGAATATATCATACCCGAGGATGAATGGGTGCCAAATATTACTCAtgcttcgtcatcaagtggtcaaGCACATGAACATGCATACATGGCTAGTTTTAGGCAAGGACTTGCTGATCAAATGTGGGAAGACCGACCAAACCATTTGCAAGGTCAAAATATGTAG